From Anopheles funestus chromosome 3RL, idAnoFuneDA-416_04, whole genome shotgun sequence, a single genomic window includes:
- the LOC125772249 gene encoding uncharacterized protein LOC125772249, translated as MAQPLVNSCCRCYSLRSGSIATGIVGILLSIISIILIFTVRIDFKTILMDWLPQNVVKIIYALNLVMTILISLLMIMGVMKKNHFFMMPWVVLGLMLAIGLLISVIYNAVVYFIDGYILGGSLWLAIGLLSVVIYVYLWIVVYSYFVSLKNENDRGRYSKQPYRR; from the exons ATGGCACAGCCACTAGTCAACTCCTGCTGCCGGTGCTACTCGCTCCGGAGTGGATCGATTGCGACTGGCATCGTCGGTATACTGCTGTCGATCATTTCCATCATACTTATCTTCACCGTACGGATCGACTTTAAAACCATCCTGATGGACTGGTTGCCACAGAACGTGGTGAAAATCATCTACGCGCTAAACCTGGTCATGACAATCTTGATCTCGTTGCTGATGATCATGGGTGTGATGAAG aAAAACCATTTCTTCATGATGCCATGGGTTGTGCTCGGTTTAATGCTTGCGATTGGGCTGCTCATTAGTGTGATTTACAATGCGGTCGTTTACTTCATCGATGGTTACATTTTGGGTGGATCGCTTTGGCTTGCGATTGGATTGCTTTCTGTTG ttataTACGTGTACCTGTGGATCGTAGTGTATAGTTATTTTGTAtcgttgaaaaatgaaaacgatcgTGGCCGTTACTCGAAGCAACCGTATCGTCGATAG